From the genome of Actinomycetota bacterium:
ACCTTACCCTCGGCGTCTTTCTTGGTGTACGCGAGGAGCGCGCACCCCACGGCACAGTACGGGCAGACGGAGCGGGAGACGGTGGCTCCCTCGATGCGCAGGAGTTGCTGCACCTGCTTGGCCTGTGCGACATCGAAGCCGAGGACCGAGGCGCCGATGCTTCCGGCGCCCACCGCGCCGGCCTTCAGGAACTGGCGCCGTGTGACCTCCATGGTCGGCCTCCCTTGGCACCATCACGTCGTGGCGTCGCTTACGTTGCTTGCGTTGCTTCGCGTGTATGCGGTTTATCGCCAGCTTCGCCGATTTTCAAACGTCCGCGACGGTACGTCAACAGGTTTGGGCGTGCCCATTCAACCCTGGGCGAGATGGAGGTCGCGGCGATCCTCCGGGTCGTTGGGATTGCGCAGGATGTCCAGCAGCCGCGGGCCGGCGGGGACCAGCAGCCCGCCGGCACCGTTCGTGACGGCGTCGGCCAGGGCCGTCCGCCAGGCCGCACGACCCTCTGGCGGCGGGGTCAGGACCCAGCGCTCGGCCGTCTCCGCCTCGTCCTGGCGCTCGAAGGTTGCCGGCTCTCCGGGCAGGCGGCGGAAGGCGGCGGAGCCGGGGGCGAGGGCGGTGAGCTCCTCGAGTCTCCCGGGCCCGGCGGCGAGCGCCAGGCGGCCGTGGCTGAGGCGCCCGATCGTGGCCAAGGTACGGCCAAGGGCCTCGGATGGGTCCTCGGAGGCCGGTGTCGCGACCAGCAGCGCTCGGGAGGTGATGGCCGCCAGCGCCGCCAGCAACGCAAGGGGATCAAGCTCCGACTCGGGTTCGGGGTCGACCCAGAGCGCATGGGCGCCAGCGGCCTCGAAGGCCGCCGCGTCGGCGAGCCATTCGCCAAGTTCGGCCGGACCCCGAGCGAGGAGGACACCGACCTTGACCGTCGTTGGGTCCGGGGGAGGAGTCACGGCTCCTGCCCCGCCTGCCTCTCCTGTCGGTGCGGTTCCCTGCATCGCTGCCTACGTCTCCCGGCCGGCGACCCGCAGGCAGCGGACCAGCTGGCCGTTACTCGGCGGTCTTCGAGGTCGAGTATCACATGCTGGAGACGGCCTTCTCGGCTGCGAGGCCGGTGATCCGGCGGACCGGGACCTCATGCCAGTGGTGGGTCGGCTTGGACCAGGGGCAATTCGGTCAGCGGCCGGACGGCGACTTCTGCTCCGGCGGGCGCGTCGGTGGCGTCGGCGGGGATGACGGCGAGGGCGTTGCCGGCGGCCATGGCCGAGAAGCTTGAGGTGCCGCGACCGACGAGCGGTTGGGCTCGCAGATGGCCGTCCTCCCACCAGATGCGGCAGTGGACCAGGTGGAGCCGGCCGGGCCGGAGCTTGATCGGCGCGGTCAGCGTGGCCGGCAGGGAGGGGCGAAGCGACGGGGGCCTGCCCTGCAGGGCGAGGACGACGGGACGGATGAGTTCCTCGAAGCTGGCCAGGGCCGCCGCTGGGTTGCCGGGCAGGCCGCACAGGGGGACCCCGGCGACCCGGCCGAACGCGAACGGGCGACCCGGGCGCAGGGCGACCTGGATCGGCACGAGGTCGATCGTGCCGCCAAGCTGCCGTACCAGGTCGCGCTCGCCGACCGAGATTCCACCGATGGTGAGGACGAGGTCGGCCGTGCTGGCCGCCGCGTGGACCGCCTCGGCCAGAGCGGCCTGGTCATCCGGCGTAATCGGGCAGACATCGGCGACCGCGCCGACTTCGGCGAGGAGCGCACCCAGCGGCGCCGAGATGGCGTCGTGGATCTGACCCGGCCCCAGCGCGGCGCCCGGTGGGCGCAGCTCATCGCCGGTGGGCACGACGCTCACGACCGGGCGTGGGTGGGCGATGAGACGGTCGCGGCCCATGGCGGCGGCCGCCGCCAGCTGGCCCGGACCCAGGATCGTGCCAGCCGACAGGACCAGCCTGCCGGCGAGGAGATCCTCACCGGCGGCTCGGACATGCCGCCCCGGCTCGACGGCCCGGTCGATGATCACCGTCCCACCGTCGACCTCCGCCATCTCGACCGGGACGACGGCGTCCGCGCCGGTTGGCATGGCGGCCCCCGTCGCGATCGCGACCGCTGCCCCGGGCGCGACCTCACCCGGAAAGGGGCGGCCGGCCAGAGCGCGCCCCAGGGCCTGTAGCCGAACGGGTGCCGATGCCGTGTCCGCCGCCCGCAGGGCGAACCCGTCCATGGCCGAACTGGCGAACCGGGGCAGGTCGGCCGGCGCGCCCAGGTCTTCAGCCAACAGCAGGCCGGACGCCTGGGTCAGCGGTACCGGCCGGGGTGGCAGCGGCCGGATGTGGTCGAGGAGCAGACGGCGCACGGCCGCTGGAGTCCAAAGGTTCTCCGACACTGGACCTCCCTGCCGGCGCCGTGACGCTGCGCGCTGCCGTCAGTCTAGGGCGAGGGTGACCCTCCCCGTCGAGCAAACGCACCCGGGGGGCTTCTGGGCCGCGCCAGCGTTGCTGATCAGGCGCTGTGTCAGGCCGGTCTGTTGTAGCGGTAGCGGTGGGCGGTGGCCAGGAAACGGCGTTCGTCGGTCTCCAGCAACAGCTTGTTGGCCAGCATCTCATCGGCAACCGGCACCGGGGAGGTCGCCTCGATGCAGTACCCCGATCCGAGGGGGTCGAGCCGCACGACGCCGCCTCGCAAGACGCGGTAGCGGTAACCGCGGGCAGTCGTGACCTCGAACCAGCCGTGTGCCTGGTACTGCCTTCGCTGGTCAGGTGACAGCCAGCCCAGCAGCAGCGCCTCGGCCCGTCGCCGCGCCTGGCGGCGACGCGCCAGCGCGGCCTTGGCCCGCCGGATCGGCTCGAGCAGGCAGCACGCCAGGCCGACGACACCGGCCATCCCGATCGCCCACCACACCGCGACGGTCACGGCGCAGGTCCTAGCCGCCAGCCAGGCGCGGAGCCATGAACAGCTCGGTGTCCTGCTCGGGATTCCAGGTCTCAAGGGTGACCTGCTCGCCCCGGCCGTCCCCGGTCTGCCGGTAGACGAGCCGACCGGCCGTCTGCGCCTCCAGGAAGACCTCCTCGATCTCCCGAACGGTCGCCGGGTCGGCGGTGTCCCAGGTGCGCGTGGTGTCGCCGTCCACATCGGCGACATGGATGGTCCCGGTCATGTGCCGCGCCTCCTCCAACGGCGCTGACGCAGGACGGTCCGGGCCACCACCCGGCGGCCGCCCGTTCGGCCCTTCGCCAGCGATCTTCCTCGCTCATTCTGGGGGAACGACCGGCCTGATGGAACAACGGAGGCTTCACGACATCAGTCATCTAGCGGAACCGGTCGATGACCGACGCCAGGGTGGTCTCGTCGCCGACGTTGCCGGCGAACACGACATAGGGGATGCCGACCACCTCGGGGGCGGCGTCAAGGGGGCGGAAGACCGACACCAGCCCGGGGAACAGCTGGCCGAGGACCCTGGCGCGGCGGATGCCGAGGCCGCGGACGGCCACGTCGTGCGAGGTGATGCCGCCCTTGGCGACCACCCAGGCGGGCCTGGCCGGAAGCGCCCCGTGGACCACCTCGGTGACGGCGGCCGACACCCGCCGCGAGATCTCCAGGCTCTCGGTGGCGTCCCGGCCGCGTCGCAGCTCGCGGCTGGTGACCAGCAGCACGTCGGAGTGATCGAGCGCCGAGACGACCAGCCGGGTGGCCTCGGCGACGTGGCCATCGCGCCGGGCGGGGTCGGCGACGGCGGCGACGTCGAGCTCGACCTCGGCCAGGCCGCCTCGGTCCCGGGCGACCGCCACCTGCCGGCTGGTCAGGCCGACGTGCGACCCGACCACGACGAGCCCGTGCCCGCCGGGACGGCCGTCGCCCCAGAGGTCCGACGCCCCCAGCGGGTCCCGCGGATCCAGCCCGGCCAGGACCTGCACGAACGACGGCCCGGTGCGGCACAGGAAGGACCGGCCGGCCGCCTCGGCCTCGAGCAGCCCACCGACGACGACCTCCAGGTCGGCGTACTCCACGGCGTTCACGACCACGAACCCACCGCCGGTCACGCCGGCCAGGACCTCAGCCACCCGCGCCGGCCCGCCCAGGCGGAGGTCGTCCAGGGTGATGCTGGTGACCTGGTCCGGCCCGATCGTGCCGCCGCTCCTCTCGGCGACGAAGTCGCGCAGGTCGGAGGCCGCATAGCCGAAGGTGGCGTCGCGGGCGAACTCGGTCTCGCCGACCGGCAGGACGTCGGTGCCCACCCGGGCCCAGTGCACGTCCCCGGCGGTGAACCTGCCGGCCTCGAAGTACGCCGGGGCCAGCAGCACGCCGTCGAAGCCTCGGCCGGTCGCCTCCCGGCGCACGGCGTCCAGCGCGCGCACCTCGGCGATGACGTGCCCGCGCAGGGTCGAGTCGCTGCGGCTGACCACGTCGATCGGCGCGTCCAGCCGGTCGGCCAGCTCGAACAGCATCCGTCCGATGCGGGTGTTCAGCTCCACCGCGTCGGCCTCAGCCAGGCTGCGGGTGTTGGTCAGGATGAAGCAGGTCGAGCCGGCCTCGGCGAGACCGGCCGCCAGCTCGTCCGGCTCGACCACGGTGACCACCTCGACGCCGTGGACCGTCTGGGACCCCGTGGGGTCGTCGTCCAGGACCGCGATCCGCCGGCCCGCGTCGGCCAGGGCCCGGCGGATCCGCCGCCGGGCGTCCGGCTCCACCCGCGCCGGGGGCAGGTTGGCCGTCGGGTCCGCCGGTGTCATCGACCTAGGAGACCTGGAGGCCGCCGTTGATGTCGTAGGTCGCGGCGGTGATATAGCCGGCATCCTCGCCGAGCAGGAAGGCCATCAGGGCGGCCACCTCGGCCACCGTGCCCACCCGGCCAACCATGCTGTCGGCGCCAAGCTCGGCCTTGCGTTCCTGGGTCAGGGTCCCGCCCATGATGTCGGTGTCGATCGGCCCCGGCGCCACGCAGTTCACCGTGATCCCGTGCGGGCTCAGCTCGCGGGCCAGGGCCCGGCTGAAGCCGATGAGCGCCGCCTTGGAGGCGCTGTAGGGCACCTTGGAGTAGGTGCCGCCGCCCCGCTGGGCCGAGACCGACGAGACGCTCACGATGCGGCCCACCCCGGCGGCCAGCATGGCGGGCACGACCCGCCTGGTCACCAGGAACGCGCCGCGCATGTTGATGTCGAAGACGCGGTCCCA
Proteins encoded in this window:
- a CDS encoding four-carbon acid sugar kinase family protein; protein product: MTPADPTANLPPARVEPDARRRIRRALADAGRRIAVLDDDPTGSQTVHGVEVVTVVEPDELAAGLAEAGSTCFILTNTRSLAEADAVELNTRIGRMLFELADRLDAPIDVVSRSDSTLRGHVIAEVRALDAVRREATGRGFDGVLLAPAYFEAGRFTAGDVHWARVGTDVLPVGETEFARDATFGYAASDLRDFVAERSGGTIGPDQVTSITLDDLRLGGPARVAEVLAGVTGGGFVVVNAVEYADLEVVVGGLLEAEAAGRSFLCRTGPSFVQVLAGLDPRDPLGASDLWGDGRPGGHGLVVVGSHVGLTSRQVAVARDRGGLAEVELDVAAVADPARRDGHVAEATRLVVSALDHSDVLLVTSRELRRGRDATESLEISRRVSAAVTEVVHGALPARPAWVVAKGGITSHDVAVRGLGIRRARVLGQLFPGLVSVFRPLDAAPEVVGIPYVVFAGNVGDETTLASVIDRFR
- a CDS encoding SDR family NAD(P)-dependent oxidoreductase; the protein is MDAVNPFPAERTAVITGAASPRGIGRATADRLARDGWSVAILDLDGEAAKRTAAEIGGDRSVASLGVAADVADPDSVEVAIAQVEASLPPVIGLANVAGVSSPVDFLDLTLAEWDRVFDINMRGAFLVTRRVVPAMLAAGVGRIVSVSSVSAQRGGGTYSKVPYSASKAALIGFSRALARELSPHGITVNCVAPGPIDTDIMGGTLTQERKAELGADSMVGRVGTVAEVAALMAFLLGEDAGYITAATYDINGGLQVS
- the glp gene encoding gephyrin-like molybdotransferase Glp, encoding MSENLWTPAAVRRLLLDHIRPLPPRPVPLTQASGLLLAEDLGAPADLPRFASSAMDGFALRAADTASAPVRLQALGRALAGRPFPGEVAPGAAVAIATGAAMPTGADAVVPVEMAEVDGGTVIIDRAVEPGRHVRAAGEDLLAGRLVLSAGTILGPGQLAAAAAMGRDRLIAHPRPVVSVVPTGDELRPPGAALGPGQIHDAISAPLGALLAEVGAVADVCPITPDDQAALAEAVHAAASTADLVLTIGGISVGERDLVRQLGGTIDLVPIQVALRPGRPFAFGRVAGVPLCGLPGNPAAALASFEELIRPVVLALQGRPPSLRPSLPATLTAPIKLRPGRLHLVHCRIWWEDGHLRAQPLVGRGTSSFSAMAAGNALAVIPADATDAPAGAEVAVRPLTELPLVQADPPLA
- a CDS encoding LLM class flavin-dependent oxidoreductase — translated: MQGTAPTGEAGGAGAVTPPPDPTTVKVGVLLARGPAELGEWLADAAAFEAAGAHALWVDPEPESELDPLALLAALAAITSRALLVATPASEDPSEALGRTLATIGRLSHGRLALAAGPGRLEELTALAPGSAAFRRLPGEPATFERQDEAETAERWVLTPPPEGRAAWRTALADAVTNGAGGLLVPAGPRLLDILRNPNDPEDRRDLHLAQG